In Sphingobacterium sp. R2, the genomic stretch GCCCTTTCAGATGTTGACCAATGACTTAGAAAGCACCTTATCTTCTGGAAAACAAAACATTAAGATCAAGAAAAATAAAAATGAAGTGACCTACGAAATGTTTATCTTCTTTTTAGAAAGCTATGGCGAAGGTAATACAGATAGTTTGCACTTGGGTAGCATAAAAGTTTAAGAAGAGTTAATAGAACCATAACATAGCTGAACTTGTGGATAGATAAAAATTCCCTACGACTGCTAAAAAATACCTGAAACCAGTGATCAAGTTTAGAACCAATTGGTTTATTTTTGCAATAAAGAACCGTGAAATATGAGAAAATTAATTGGATACTGTTTAGTTATACTCGGTGCAGGGCCACTCTACACAGAAGCGCAAGAAAATTTAAACTTCGACGATAACTTCAACTTATGGAATGTTCGGGCTGGTCAGCAGACCACCGTCTTTGCAGCAAAAGCTTACGTGCGCAAGCAACCTAATCTTAAAGCTGCCATTGTTGATTCGCTATCTGTAGGAAATGTTGTTACGATCACTAGCCCACCATTTAAGGGAAATACCATAAAAAATTTTTATGCCCCTTGGCATGAAATAACCTATACTAAAGACGGCATCAAAAAAACTGGCTTTATTTGGCTGGGGCTATTGGCGCTTGGAAAACAAAGCGCCTCAGATGGCTCGCAATACATATACGGTTTTGATCGTTTGACTGAAAGTAGCGACGAACAGAATCACTTCTCAACAGGTGTTAAAATTCTCGATGCAAATGGAGATTTTCTAGCAGAACATACCTATCGTTTCACCTACTCTGGGCAAACCTTCGCTCAAAGTAAATTGCTTCCGGCAATGGGTCTGCAAAACGTCAAGCAGATTCTGCGTATGGAGTTTTTGGGTGAAGCCTGCGGCATACCATCAGAATATTACTATATGGGCTGGACAGGAAAGCAACTTATTGATCTACCGAGTCGGTATTCGGTCGCTGATGCAGGTATTTATTATTACGATGAAAAGATGCTATTTCCTTCCGAACATGGCAAAAACAATCAGATTATCTATAAATACATCGAAGAAGGGGAAGCTTTGGACGATAATGTAGAAAATCCAAATCTTAAAATCACAAAAAAACAGGAAGAGTTCCAATGGAGTGGTACGAGTTTTCAAAAGCTTTCGACATCCAACTAGTATTTTATATCGTTTTTACGCACGAGGGCCAAATTCATCCTTTCATTTTATGCTATGAAAACACAAAACTATATCGCGACAGGGGTGATCTCGCTATGCGCTCTTACAAACTATGCGCAAGACAACAATTTAATAGCTAGCGACATCAAAATTCCTGGAAATTGTGCTATGTGCAAAAAACCTATAGAAAATGCGCTTCAGCTCATGCTGAAGTAGACTGAAACGACGATGAGCAAACAGCGACACTCGATTACAATGCAGGAAAAACGTTCTTAGATGCAGTACTAAAGCGTATTGCGGGATCAGGCTATGACAACGAAAAATACCTGGCTGCTAAGGATAATTCATGATTTTTATAAACCAAAACAGTATATTTAGTATCAGTAATAGAGGGAGGAGTGAAATGTTCAAATTAATTTACTAAAATCAACGTTCGATTCATGGAGAAAGTGGTTATTACAGGTGGTAGTGGAGCTATTGGTCTCCATTTGACAAAGCTATTGGTTGCCAATCACTATGACGTGATTATTTTTACAAGAAATCCCAAGTCGTATCCTGCCCAGGCCAACGTCAAATATGTACATTGGGATCCCAAAAAACAGGAAATAGACGTCAAATCGATTCAAGAAGCTGACTATATCATCAATCTGGCAGGTGCAAATCTCAACGCCAAGCGCTGGACAAAAGCGTATCAGCAAGAAATTATTGCCAGCCGCGTAGAAAGTGGGCAGTTGCTTTACCAAAGTTTAAAAAAGCTGCCAAATCATGTTAAAGCAGTTATATCTGCCTCCGCTATTGGTTGGTATGGAGCAGACGACCCTTACCAGAAAAGGCCTTTTACAGAAGAAGACCCTCAAGGCGGCAATTTTCTATCCTGGCTTTGCAACCTTTGGGAAGGAAGTGTTAAACCTATTGAAACGTTGGGAAAAAGACTTGTTGTATTCCGCTTTGGAGTTGTGATCAGCAAGGACCAGGGATTATTAAAGGAAGTCGGCCGCTTCCTACCCTTCCGTTCAATTCCGATATTGGGTTCGGGCAAGCAGATGCTCAGCTGGATCCATATGGATGATCTCTGTCGTATGCTGTTATTTGGCATACAAAACAATAACCTCGCAGGTATTTACAATGCCTGCT encodes the following:
- a CDS encoding TIGR01777 family oxidoreductase, with amino-acid sequence MEKVVITGGSGAIGLHLTKLLVANHYDVIIFTRNPKSYPAQANVKYVHWDPKKQEIDVKSIQEADYIINLAGANLNAKRWTKAYQQEIIASRVESGQLLYQSLKKLPNHVKAVISASAIGWYGADDPYQKRPFTEEDPQGGNFLSWLCNLWEGSVKPIETLGKRLVVFRFGVVISKDQGLLKEVGRFLPFRSIPILGSGKQMLSWIHMDDLCRMLLFGIQNNNLAGIYNACSSEPLPLGEFTKRIARRKYGPFYLRLPTPSFLIRWMLGKKGQEMILDGTWVSNKKIVQERFPFKYPLLDNNCIDNLHID